DNA from Macrobrachium rosenbergii isolate ZJJX-2024 chromosome 21, ASM4041242v1, whole genome shotgun sequence:
ttaaaatgttgttttctttaatatttgcaCAACAATTTGTGTTTCTATTACTTAAGAATTGCTTGTATATGTTGTATTGCTCTCAGTGTTTGAAGTTACTGTACTTTGGACCAAATAATACTTAATCAATATCATTGTGCTGAGATTTATGGTtaataaaattatctctctctctatctatctatctatctatctatctatctatctatctatctatctatctatctatctatctatccaatcTGAAGAAGAGCTCTAAAGACTCAGCAGGATCGTTGGAAGGTAGCTCCCATGTGTGCAAACCTACAGGGACACAAAAATTCAGTATTCACCGAGAAGCCTCTACACATAGCGCTTTGTATTTCTACACCAACTAATGGCCTGACACAGGGGCCACCTCCTTATCCTGGAACATAAGAAAAAAAGCACTCAAGCTCCAACTCCTTGTACAAGAGGACTGTGTCTCCATTAACAGGCTGACGAACGACTTAGTCTAGTAGTCAAAAGGGTGAAGAAGGCATgactaatctcttcttttttttttttttttgtctcttttcgCTCTCAAAATTTGGCTCAGACTCCAGCTCAAGCTGCCAGTCACGAAGCTACACCTACAGCAGTCACAGATTTACCTGCCACTATTTTGTCATCTGCAATGCCCACTCAAAATTGCTCAATTTCTGTGAATAAATAACCTTATTCCAAGTTCCTGTGTGTTCTTTCCTCgacattataaaaatgtataaatgtctTGCTTTTCAAAGAGTTAAGAAATATGTCTCACAAATTACGCCATTTGATAATCCCTACTAGACATCTGTTAAGATTGGAAGATTTTTTCTTAGTAAATAGCTTGAGTATTTTGTCCCATGATGTCGGGTACTTCGTGAACAGATTCATTCTTACCTCACTCAGATACTTCTTGGGAAAGACTGCAAATGGTTTCCACTTATTTTACTCGATTTCTGctattaacacttttttttcgaAACCTATATGATGACAGTATTTCCTACCATTATAATCCCATTATAATTCAGTGTGTTTTTACTGTGgcatttcatatataaacatcttttttaagctattttaaattatacatttctAGTTACAGTTCCAAGTTAACCTTTTTAGATTTGGTATACCTAAGTTTCACAATGTTATcaattttcgattatttttgttccagttccCGATTTTTGGGTATACCTCTCATCAGTTTTACAACGAAATGCTTGCAATACATCATTATATGCACAGATGCatgtcagttttctttatttggatgaggtctgaaaaaaaaacttgattttctcatcgacatttatttatttatatctattctaTTTTCTTAACGGCACGACAAGGCTATTAAGAGATTGTTAATACGATTATTTAGCATGCTAATTTCACAAAATTTAACTCTAATTTCCTCCAAATAAGTAGATTTACCTATTCAATCTCGGTTTTGGTTTGgtaaagaaaaatcttattttagttaataataatgcGGTTGTTATAAATTGATCCCTGGCAAGTTATAATCTTTCATGATATAGAGATTCGAAGAAGTTCCCCCTTCATTATCCTCTTATGTGAGGTAACAGAaacttttaatgaataattacggaatttattttaattaaatattagtCATTCTCAAAAAGACAATTGAGCACTAAAAACTAGTTCCTTTGCTGATGTTTTTACCTATGCTTCTAGTGTATTTTATTggataatgattaaatattatataagacaaagattaacttgtgtctattctTTGACTTCCAGATCATTCCGGATATCTCGGTGAATTTCAATTACCCTAAACTTGACCGAGGCAGGATGTGATTTTCTTTACCATTCTTCATCTTTCCCGACATATTTCATTTTGCGCAAAGTTACAGTGATTCCAAACTTTAGATCATTCAGAACGATTATATTGTGATGTGCACGCCTTTTCGGTGCTGTAAAACGGCGAAGCATGAAAGCATGTATCCAGGTCAGAACACTTTATACAATCCATTCATTTGACAAAGACGGATGAGGTTACAAGATCAAGGCAACTAGGAAAGAGTGCTTTGATCATTCCCCATCACAGGAAAAGGTTTCCGTTTGGAATTAAAGTTTGCTTAGActtctatccatatatatatatatatatatatatatatatatatatatatatatatatatatatatatatatatatatatatatatatatatatatatacatatatatatatatatatatatatatatatatatatatatatatatatgcagtatatatattgcaaacttTAAGCTGCTTAATTTTATGCTCGTGGCTcttattaacgtaaatattttgttcagttctttccaagttttcatttcttttgtttttctctcgaaCCCCGAATAGCTGGATAGGGTCTTTTCGCTCCCACCAAGGGtcttttagtttgtaattgataccacgcccatgaagtttctttttctttgcatgtacAAACATTGGACGGTTTTACGCCTTCGCTTTCTCCCAACGAAGGTGTTTTATGGACAATGGGTTGTGCTTTAAGGCGATTTTGGTACTCGGCTCCTTATAGGAAAGAACTCGACCGATAATGGCAACTGTGGCAGTGTATTCCTGTGGCGACCTTCCTTGTGTCTGTTGTTGTGGCAGACGTTTTGGGGGGCGTGTCATTGGGCACCTTGTTGCTGCTGGTGGCTCTTTGTCAGGATATCACAAGAAGCCATCCTGTTATTTTGGGTGATATATCCTGAGATATATACGTCTCCTGCGGGTGTTGATGAGGGACATCCTGCCCTCtgctgtactgcctctctgctgcaACGCCTCTCTATATGttactgcaccgcctctctaccTACAGTGGCTCTGCCTCCCTGCCGTGTCGAGTCTTTCGGGGACGTTAGGAGGCCTTTTGGTCACGAAGAAGGGTAAGCGTGCCTTCGGTGAATTACCagtttttgcttttataaaagACGACCCCTGTTCAGCTGTCCACATCTTCGCGATTATTGAGACAGTCCTGTGCTTGCTACCCGAGGGCTGTATACGTCAAAGTTCATCGGTGTTGGTGTTAATTAGGATCACTTAAGCGAAGGAAATAACTTTAGCCtaattgtaaatatgttaaatttcGAGTTTGTAAATCTTAGGATTCGGGTTCTCTTCCCCTCTTGTGTCTCTTCCTGTCGTATGTGAGAGAATTACGTCGTAGTGTGACAGTTTCGTTTCTACCTTTTTCTCTAACCTGTTTCTTTATCTATCGTAAGATAGATCGGTGGATTAGAGTGAATGAAGTGATGAAGGTAGTGACTGTGCATTGCAGGTGAATGAGTTTTTCTGtcctttattcagttattcggGGACCTGTTAAATGTTTAAGCTgtgtaataaatttctaaatattaccTTAATGACTATCAATTATCCCTTTGAGTGCTTCCATTGAATTGTGTCACTGGTATTCCTGCTCTTAGACGAGCTTTGTCTATGTAGTGTGACATTTCGAAAACTATATTTCATAACCTGGAATAAGAAAAGTTTTACTgtaacaagttatatatatatatatatatatatatatatatatatatatatatatatatatatatatatatgtgtgtatatatatatatatatatatatatatatatatatatatatatatatatatatatatatatatatatatatatatatatatatatgacaacaatTATTTAGATCAAAGACTATAGAGGATATCATGATTGAGTCTTGATCAATTTAAATATTTGGTTTTGTTGCCACAACCTCagatgtttttctgtttttcatctcCAGGCGCGACAAACTGGAATTCTAAAGAGAGAACATTTACCTTAAGAGCGTTTCGTCTCAAGGTTTTGACATCTTATACCAAAAACATCAAGTCTCGTAAACTCCTATTATAGACACGCGAAAAAACAAATTGGGTCGATAGCAGCAATATGTAAAACCATCCAGAGATTACATAGACTTACTCATTTTGATAGTATTTtaggatacataaaaaaaaagacccgtAATTTTCCGCTGTCTTCAGATATCAACAAAGCTTTTCCTATTAAATATTGGGCACCTTGTCCACAGGgatttttattccaaattatcACAGTGCTAGATGTTCAGATCTTTAAAAACATCtcttacaactaaaaaaaaaaaaaaaaaaaaaaaaaacggacactTTATTAGCTTAAGCATGAGATGGCAATCATTGAGAACCGCAGTCAGGACCGGGTAGCAACATGCCACCGTGACCAGACCCTAGGGTCAGATTTGATGGATTCTAAACTCTGTTCCAAGTTATCATACTGATAAcatttacaaagcaaaaatacATCTTCAAATAAACCGCTAATCAAACTGgttttttcctcaaaattgtTAAGTTTTATTCCgagaattataatattttctagTAACATTTTAATTGTGTCAAAGTACAATGCAATAAACTGTCAAGGCATTACGGTTTAAGTGGAAGTGAGGTAATTATGCCGAAATTAGCAAGATTCGAAAACTTTGGATAAGACCAAGATCTTGAGGGCTTGAGAAATACGTCAATTTCAGAATTATTGGTTCACGTAATCACTGAATACCCTGACCAGGGTTCGTGCCGAAATCAAGGACTTGAGCATCCGAATATGGTGACGGTAATTAagataaacaattttattattattattattattattattattattattattattattattattattattattattattattattattattattattcagaaaatgaatcctattcatatggaacaagcccacaggggccattgacttgaaattcaaacttcccatgaatgtggtgctcattaggaagtaagagaagataaagggaaatacagaaagaagagatctcacttgttaataagaagaaacaaattaataaataaataaaatgcattaaaatgaaaCGAGAATAGCATAACTCCAAACGGAAGATTAGGTCCCATTCCCAAGACCTGAGGTACTAAAGATGCTTGAAAATACAAGTATCCTGATTTGAGATTTATTAATATGGATACACACAATACCTCCGCACTGCATATACTTGCGTTCGGCGATAGACATTTATTCAGTTGCACAGCTGAATTGATCGATTAAAATTAGTAATCATACCAGAATTCACAAAAAGAAATCTGTATGTTTAGAAATAAGTATTGTAATTTCGTGCAGCAACAATTAATCGTAAAATCAATTACGTTGCTTCTTATTAATCAAAACCGATAATGTTTGCAATATTTCCAGGACTGATTTGGTAATCGTAACCAGGAAGGGCTCAAAAACTACCTCaccaaaatatcaaaagcaaTCTTTGATGTCAATTTTCTCAAGAACCTTTTTACTAACCAGCCATTAACTTTGTGCTTCATTATTAAGCTACACTTTCCGGACTGCATTTATGCGTCCAAATTGCATTAATCATAGATATTTTTGCCTCTTCCAAAGGGCAAAATTTCATAAGGCGCAGCAATGCCGGGGGTTGCTCCATAGTAGTAGTCAGATTTCCAATGGttaaaccatcaactaaaacataTCTGTGAAAGAATATGTTATCCATCTCACTGACTGACTCGTCCTCTCTGAATGACAATTCGTGCCACCGGGGTTTGTCGGGGCTTGCTGAGTAACTGATCACTTCGGTGAAGTGGCAGTAACTAATGTAGATTTTAACCAGCGTCTCTCCTTCGACAGGCAGAAAATAAACAGGACGGTTCCATCTTACTGGTTCATCTAATGTCTGACATTTAGATGCCGTATAGCCATTAAGATAGTAGACCAAGTTGACccctgtttttatattatttccaaaagtataaataaattctgCAGAAGTATGAACATTCACACGTAGCGCTTTCTCGGACTTGCCATTAGGTCTGAAGCTTATTGCTGTTTGGCGAGTCCCAtctcttgcattttcttttcttatttcaatatggaaataattagagAGTGGCAAATGGGGTTTCACTAGGCACGGCCAATGATCGTGATCTGGCTGAATCATTTGAGACCAAATTTCTTCAGAAATCGAGTCTCTGTGATGACATTTGCCACTAAAGATGGACACATGCGTCTCTTGGTCCTTAGCAGTTGCCTCGAAACAAGCAagctgatttttatatttatctgtgaTGGCCACTCTGAAACTTTCATTGACAGAGATACCAGAAATGCTGATTACAGAAGGGATTTTCGTGAATGCAGAAGGGGTATCAGAGGGTTCTTCTGGATTGATCCAATAAGAACAATCTTGAGCAGCAGCATCTGGATCGACTAATGAAAGTGGAATCGACTGAATTGTTTCAGAGGCATTTGAAGATAGATTTTCACACGTGAGTGACTCATTAGGGTTCAAAGATGTTAAGTCATGGGTACCATTAGATGTCTGGCTTTCGTTTGTCATATCTGACATTTCACACTTGTTTGTCCATATTGCATTAGTCATTGAAACTTTAGCCTCTTTTAAGGGACAAACTCTCATAAGGCGAAGAAGGAGGGGTGGATAATTTGTGGTAGTGGTTATGTTTCCTATTATCTTATCGTCAACCAagatatttctgtaaaagaagataTGTTCTTGAGACTCTATTAATGGATTCTCACTGAAGGAAAGTTTACGCCATTGGTGCCTCTGTTGATTTACAGAATAACTCAAAacctcagtaaaatgacaatagCTGATGTAaattttcacttcttttgttCCACTATCAGGTAGAAAATAAGCAGCTTCGCTCCATTTTACTGGTTCATCTAGAGTTTGGCATTTAGAGGCAGTATAGCCACTATGATAATAAACCATGTTAACCCCTGTTTTAATTCTTGttgcaaaaatgtaaatgaattctgCTGAAGGACTAACGGTTACAGAAGCAGCCTTTTTCAAATCACTATTGGGTGAGAAACTTACGATAAGTGATTCATTATTACACCCCGCTTCTTTGGCACTTACTTCTATATGAAAATAATCAGACACAGAAAGCACTGGTTTCACTAGACAAGGCCAGTAATCACCTTGTGATCTTGATAGATCTGGCCAGAATCCTTGAAATATTGGTTCCGTTTCATCGCATTTCCCAATGAAAAGAGATACATATGACTCGGGATATTGAGCATTTGCTTTAAAACAGGCCAGTTGCTCTCCATACTTATCCACAATAGCCAAACTAAAACTCTCATTTAGAGCAAGGTTAGAGACACTTATCACTGCTGGAAGCTTTGTAATGGCAGAGGGATATTCTGAGTATTCTGTTGGGTTGGTCCAGGTACTGCAGTCTTTGGCAATATGTTCTGAGTTAATAACGAGACTATCTGTAGGGGAGGCTGTTGATGTTTCTTGAGTGTCAGAGAACCGGTTGCTTGCTGTGGAAAAAGACTGCAGCGAAGAGCTTTCAGTGATCAGTGCTGATGGATTTGTCTGATGAGGAGGATCTAAGGGTGCCTCTCTTTGAAGGGCAATGCTACCGAGTGCAacacaaaataaagtaaacagtCCGAGAGCCATCATCACCGCTGGAATTCTGTTGCTTCTTACACCAGAGCCTGCgattaagaaataattattagCATTACATTAAGCTGCATTCAGTAGGATTTAACAAAAAGGTTTCTTACCACCATGACCTTGTTCgattttaataaagattttgagCTCTACTACCAATTTGCTTTCCATATcttgacatatatataatcttttttccttatgttttcctatttatttgtatatatatatatatatatatatatatatatatatatatatatatatatatatatatatatatatatatatatatatatatatatatatatatatatatgtgtgtgtgtgtatatatatatatatatatatatatatatatatatatatatatatatatatatatatatatatatatatatatatatatatatgtatatatgaaatttttatcacaccgtgatttatatacaatcaagaatttaatatcaaacacgctactcgagagtatatgatggagaattatcaccgaagggaaattatataaGTGATTATATACAATCTATTAGACCATTGTATAAAttattaccgagtctgctgtactgttttttcctgtcgtgagcggggaaattgtacttagcctcgacaatgacccacctccgccatgatagttcgttggtaagtttggaacacgcagctcttattatgaaattttttatcacgccgtgatttatatacaatcatgaacctacaaatgtcgtttaatatcaaattcacgctacctcgagtatctccgatggagaattatcaccgaaggaatttatataagtgataaatgaataagtaccacgggacgcgaacccttgacatggacccattcaacgactccagtggacgttaccaccgcaccatcaagagaggtataaa
Protein-coding regions in this window:
- the LOC136850257 gene encoding uncharacterized protein, whose protein sequence is MMALGLFTLFCVALGSIALQREAPLDPPHQTNPSALITESSSLQSFSTASNRFSDTQETSTASPTDSLVINSEHIAKDCSTWTNPTEYSEYPSAITKLPAVISVSNLALNESFSLAIVDKYGEQLACFKANAQYPESYVSLFIGKCDETEPIFQGFWPDLSRSQGDYWPCLVKPVLSVSDYFHIEVSAKEAGCNNESLIVSFSPNSDLKKAASVTVSPSAEFIYIFATRIKTGVNMVYYHSGYTASKCQTLDEPVKWSEAAYFLPDSGTKEVKIYISYCHFTEVLSYSVNQQRHQWRKLSFSENPLIESQEHIFFYRNILVDDKIIGNITTTTNYPPLLLRLMRVCPLKEAKVSMTNAIWTNKCEMSDMTNESQTSNGTHDLTSLNPNESLTCENLSSNASETIQSIPLSLVDPDAAAQDCSYWINPEEPSDTPSAFTKIPSVISISGISVNESFRVAITDKYKNQLACFEATAKDQETHVSIFSGKCHHRDSISEEIWSQMIQPDHDHWPCLVKPHLPLSNYFHIEIRKENARDGTRQTAISFRPNGKSEKALRVNVHTSAEFIYTFGNNIKTGVNLVYYLNGYTASKCQTLDEPVRWNRPVYFLPVEGETLVKIYISYCHFTEVISYSASPDKPRWHELSFREDESVSEMDNIFFHRYVLVDGLTIGNLTTTMEQPPALLRLMKFCPLEEAKISMINAIWTHKCSPESVA